The following proteins are encoded in a genomic region of Rhodoferax aquaticus:
- a CDS encoding methyl-accepting chemotaxis protein, whose translation MDVLKASDFPIVLASFCDEYVQLSLTPNDGTLECGSATAGGATMLDKLSFKQKIASIVLCGVGSVLLFSVISVFDTRRSLTDARKLELVTAVQSVHALAIGYKAKADQGLMSKEDAQNAAADSIGMARYGGANGKTEYFYVWRTDGVGVVHPIKPEWIGQNMIGKIKDGSGVDVIQALIAGLQASADGAAFVPTMFPRPGSSEPVPKLQFIMKVEGWNWMVGSGLYTDDLDEQIRSEVWQELAYGLLGLMFMGGVGLVVARSVMRQIGCEPALAVTIVQQVSMGNLTVDLHQAPKGSVMAGLSDMVDSLRILVTEVRSGSEGIASTSAEIAQGNNDLSVRTEQQAAVLEETSASMSELGGTVNQNAYAARQANELATSASSVAMQGGEVVGRVVETMKGINASSRKIADIISVIDGIAFQTNILALNAAVEAARAGDQGRGFAVVASEVRALAGRSAEAAKEIKSLINTSVEKVEHGSSLVDQAGTTMQEIVSSIQRVAHIMGEISAASNEQSQGVSQVGEAISSMDQTTQQNAALVEEMAAAATGLKTQARDLVSTVSLFQLPSGL comes from the coding sequence ATGGATGTATTGAAAGCATCCGACTTTCCAATTGTCTTGGCTAGTTTTTGCGACGAATATGTTCAGCTTTCATTGACCCCAAATGACGGGACACTTGAATGTGGTTCCGCCACAGCAGGAGGCGCGACGATGTTAGACAAACTGAGTTTCAAACAAAAAATTGCCTCCATCGTGCTCTGCGGAGTAGGTTCGGTGCTGCTCTTCTCTGTGATTTCAGTATTTGACACAAGGCGCTCGCTGACTGATGCGAGGAAGCTTGAGTTGGTGACAGCAGTGCAGTCTGTTCATGCCTTGGCAATCGGCTATAAGGCCAAGGCCGATCAAGGTCTGATGAGCAAGGAAGACGCGCAGAATGCTGCTGCCGATTCCATTGGAATGGCGCGGTACGGCGGAGCTAACGGAAAGACTGAGTACTTCTATGTTTGGCGTACCGATGGTGTGGGCGTTGTTCACCCGATCAAACCCGAGTGGATAGGGCAAAACATGATCGGAAAAATCAAGGATGGGTCCGGAGTGGATGTTATCCAAGCACTCATAGCCGGGCTTCAGGCAAGTGCTGACGGAGCTGCATTTGTGCCGACCATGTTCCCGCGCCCCGGTAGTTCAGAACCAGTTCCAAAACTGCAGTTCATTATGAAAGTCGAAGGCTGGAACTGGATGGTGGGCTCTGGCTTGTATACCGATGATCTGGACGAACAAATACGCAGCGAAGTGTGGCAGGAGCTTGCCTATGGCCTTCTGGGCCTGATGTTTATGGGCGGCGTAGGCCTAGTAGTTGCGAGATCGGTCATGCGCCAAATCGGTTGTGAGCCCGCTTTGGCGGTGACAATTGTCCAACAGGTCTCGATGGGCAATTTGACAGTTGATCTGCACCAAGCGCCCAAGGGCAGTGTCATGGCTGGACTTAGTGACATGGTGGATTCGCTTCGTATATTGGTGACGGAAGTTCGCAGCGGTTCGGAGGGAATTGCAAGTACGAGCGCCGAAATTGCCCAAGGCAATAATGACCTCTCTGTCCGCACCGAGCAGCAAGCAGCGGTGCTAGAAGAGACCAGCGCATCGATGTCTGAATTGGGAGGGACCGTCAACCAAAATGCATATGCCGCTCGTCAGGCTAACGAACTGGCCACCAGCGCATCCAGCGTAGCCATGCAGGGTGGCGAGGTTGTTGGCCGCGTGGTTGAGACCATGAAAGGCATCAATGCATCGTCGCGCAAAATTGCCGACATCATCAGCGTGATTGACGGCATTGCCTTTCAGACCAACATTTTGGCGCTCAATGCGGCGGTTGAGGCTGCGCGCGCTGGCGACCAAGGAAGGGGCTTTGCAGTGGTCGCCAGTGAAGTACGTGCTCTTGCGGGGCGCAGTGCAGAGGCTGCGAAGGAAATTAAGTCACTGATCAATACCAGCGTGGAAAAGGTCGAACATGGCAGCAGCCTCGTTGATCAGGCAGGTACTACGATGCAGGAAATCGTCTCCTCCATCCAGCGAGTCGCGCACATCATGGGTGAGATAAGCGCTGCGTCCAACGAACAGTCTCAGGGGGTGAGTCAGGTGGGAGAAGCGATCAGTTCCATGGACCAAACGACCCAGCAAAACGCAGCTCTTGTTGAAGAAATGGCTGCTGCTGCAACTGGTCTGAAAACGCAGGCGCGCGACCTAGTGTCCACCGTTTCGCTCTTTCAATTGCCGTCTGGCCTTTGA
- a CDS encoding SPFH domain-containing protein: protein MEIAIVILVIAVLFVTRAVKVVPQQHAWVVERLGKYHETLTPGLNILLPFIDRVAYKHVLKEIPLDIASQVCITRDNTQLQVDGILYFQVTDAMRASYGSSNYIVAISQLAQTSLRSVIGKLELDKTFEERDIINAQVVSAIDEAALNWGVKVLRYEIKDLTPPKEILHAMQAQITAEREKRALIAASEGRRQEQINIATGEREAFIARSEGEKQAAINKAQGEAASITAVADATAQAIERVAAAIRLPGGEQAVQLKVAERAVDAYAQVAADASTTLIVPSNMSEVSALIASAMKMVSSIK from the coding sequence ATGGAAATAGCAATCGTCATACTGGTCATTGCCGTCTTATTCGTAACCCGTGCGGTCAAGGTGGTGCCCCAGCAGCATGCATGGGTGGTAGAACGCTTGGGCAAATACCACGAAACACTGACTCCGGGGCTCAACATCCTGCTGCCTTTTATTGATCGTGTGGCCTACAAACACGTGCTCAAAGAAATCCCGCTCGACATCGCAAGTCAAGTCTGTATTACCCGGGACAACACCCAGTTGCAGGTAGACGGCATTTTGTATTTTCAAGTCACTGACGCCATGCGCGCCAGCTACGGCTCGTCGAATTACATCGTGGCCATCTCGCAACTCGCTCAAACGTCTCTGCGCTCGGTCATCGGCAAGCTGGAGTTAGATAAAACGTTTGAAGAGCGCGACATCATCAACGCCCAAGTGGTATCGGCCATCGACGAAGCGGCGCTGAACTGGGGCGTCAAAGTCTTGCGCTACGAAATCAAAGACCTCACACCACCGAAAGAAATCTTGCATGCCATGCAAGCGCAAATCACCGCTGAGCGTGAAAAGCGCGCATTGATTGCGGCATCCGAAGGTCGCCGCCAAGAGCAAATCAACATCGCCACCGGCGAACGCGAAGCTTTCATCGCTAGATCTGAAGGTGAAAAGCAAGCCGCCATCAACAAAGCCCAGGGCGAGGCAGCCAGCATCACCGCTGTGGCCGATGCGACCGCACAAGCCATAGAGCGTGTTGCAGCCGCCATTCGCCTACCTGGTGGTGAACAAGCTGTGCAACTCAAAGTAGCAGAGCGTGCAGTGGACGCCTACGCCCAAGTAGCGGCCGACGCATCCACCACGCTCATCGTGCCCAGCAATATGTCGGAAGTGTCTGCATTGATCGCATCGGCCATGAAGATGGTGAGCTCGATCAAGTAA
- a CDS encoding NfeD family protein, with protein sequence MSESTIWWLLAGGLVALELITGTFYLLMLAIGVVAAAIGAHAGLSTTYQIVVAAVVGCGAVAWWHFRPARGRGKPSAQANPDVNLDIGETVNVNAWQADGTAQVQYRGAQWTAIHRNGITPSVGSHRIAEVIGSRLLVDKS encoded by the coding sequence ATGAGCGAATCAACTATTTGGTGGCTGCTTGCAGGGGGACTTGTGGCGCTAGAGCTAATCACCGGCACTTTTTACCTCCTCATGCTAGCCATCGGGGTCGTTGCTGCAGCCATTGGGGCCCACGCGGGTCTCAGCACCACGTACCAAATTGTCGTCGCCGCAGTGGTGGGGTGCGGAGCAGTAGCATGGTGGCACTTTCGGCCTGCACGCGGCAGAGGCAAACCATCCGCACAAGCGAATCCCGATGTCAATTTGGACATTGGCGAAACCGTCAACGTGAATGCTTGGCAAGCCGACGGCACCGCCCAGGTGCAATACCGCGGCGCGCAGTGGACCGCCATCCACCGCAATGGCATTACCCCCAGTGTCGGTAGCCACCGCATTGCGGAGGTAATTGGCAGCCGCTTATTGGTCGACAAGTCTTAA